In Streptomyces sp. NBC_00704, a genomic segment contains:
- a CDS encoding bifunctional DNA primase/polymerase, protein MFIVEETIAGAEATQIPKQRGESLLETAVRYAEERHWDVFPGTWLEAVDGVQVCSCGDGACAAPGAHAARPDWATQATGSATVARRMWQKQPTASILLPTGRTFDAISVPETAGFLALARMERMDLTLGPVTLTPDRRMQFFVLPGASAKVPDLVRKLGWSLSALDLVTLGEGTYVAAPPTRFGSRGAVQWACRPTAANRWLPDAEELISPLAYACGRDR, encoded by the coding sequence GTGTTCATCGTGGAAGAGACCATCGCGGGCGCCGAAGCCACTCAAATCCCGAAGCAGCGCGGGGAATCGCTGCTCGAGACCGCTGTTCGCTACGCCGAGGAACGTCATTGGGACGTCTTCCCCGGCACCTGGCTGGAAGCCGTCGACGGGGTGCAGGTCTGCTCCTGCGGCGACGGCGCGTGCGCCGCCCCCGGGGCGCACGCCGCCCGGCCGGACTGGGCGACGCAGGCGACCGGCAGTGCGACGGTCGCGCGCCGGATGTGGCAGAAGCAGCCCACGGCCTCGATCCTGCTGCCGACCGGTCGCACCTTCGACGCGATCTCCGTGCCGGAGACGGCCGGGTTCCTCGCGCTGGCCCGTATGGAGCGCATGGACCTGACGCTCGGCCCGGTGACCCTGACGCCGGACCGGCGGATGCAGTTCTTCGTGCTGCCGGGCGCGTCGGCGAAGGTGCCGGACCTGGTGCGCAAGCTGGGCTGGTCGCTGAGCGCCCTGGATCTCGTGACGCTCGGCGAGGGCACGTACGTCGCCGCGCCGCCCACCCGGTTCGGGTCCCGCGGGGCCGTGCAGTGGGCCTGCCGGCCGACCGCCGCGAACCGCTGGCTGCCGGACGCCGAGGAGTTGATCTCGCCGCTCGCCTACGCGTGCGGGCGGGACCGGTAG
- a CDS encoding ABC transporter ATP-binding protein: protein MTSVRVRNLWKRFGQQVAVAGIDLDLPSGKFIGLVGPNGAGKTTTLSMVTGLLRPDQGSVEIAGHDVWRDPVEVKARIGVLPEGLRLFERLSGRELLAYSGLLRGLPGPEVDKRATQLLDVLDLAGAQHKLVVDYSTGMRKKIGLAAALLHNPEVLFLDEPFEGVDPVSAQIIRGVLERYTASGATVVFSSHVMELVESLCDWVAVMAAGRIRAHGTLEEVRGSAPSLQQAFLELVGAQGRDTGSDLDWLGGAGR from the coding sequence ATGACGTCCGTACGCGTGCGCAACCTCTGGAAGCGGTTCGGTCAGCAGGTCGCCGTCGCCGGGATCGATCTCGATCTGCCCTCGGGCAAGTTCATCGGGCTCGTCGGGCCGAACGGGGCCGGGAAGACCACCACCCTGTCCATGGTGACCGGGCTGCTGCGGCCCGACCAGGGGTCCGTCGAGATCGCCGGACACGACGTGTGGCGGGATCCCGTCGAGGTGAAGGCCCGGATCGGGGTCCTCCCCGAGGGACTGCGCCTGTTCGAACGGCTGTCCGGGCGCGAACTGCTGGCCTACAGCGGGCTGTTGCGGGGGCTGCCCGGCCCCGAGGTCGACAAGCGGGCCACCCAGCTGCTCGACGTCCTCGATCTGGCCGGCGCCCAGCACAAACTCGTCGTCGACTACTCGACCGGCATGCGCAAGAAGATCGGGCTCGCGGCCGCGCTGCTGCACAACCCCGAAGTGCTCTTCCTGGACGAGCCGTTCGAGGGCGTGGACCCGGTGTCCGCGCAGATCATCCGGGGCGTCCTGGAGCGGTACACGGCGTCCGGCGCGACGGTCGTCTTCTCCTCCCACGTGATGGAACTCGTCGAGTCGCTGTGCGACTGGGTGGCGGTGATGGCGGCGGGACGCATCCGGGCGCACGGCACGCTGGAGGAGGTGCGGGGATCCGCGCCCTCGTTGCAGCAGGCGTTCCTCGAACTCGTCGGGGCCCAGGGCCGGGACACCGGCTCCGACCTCGACTGGCTGGGCGGGGCGGGCCGTTGA
- a CDS encoding PAS domain-containing protein: MSASRRSGTTDALGPDEPERPGRGDDGQKPPGDAQPAVGPDGADLLAALLDGMDAALCAFDGDGVVTHWNREAERILGWSAEEAVGRRGFAGWAVREADAEDIEGRLMAAMHAPGRQVHEFALLTKDGGRVLVRTQSAAVPGPDGKPAGLYCAFSEVHAQIDLERSIALSEALFDDASWGVVLVDADLRPAVVNAHAARALGAGRTAVLGRPLGELLTQGVEELENALTHVLAEGAPPAPAELWVGVRTPDGERRRCWRSGFLRLASPLAEEPVPLGVGWIFQDVTEGKQGEQEASLLRFRANQLHRAARAAAECEDPAEAATVHLDFALAGFADHALVDRVMGDAEGPGPLRLARVAATPSGGPGPSALTGHAGLPVRYAEGHPALQCVARAGSVRAGAGPASADEAREWARARQWPQDTVHALCAVLRSRGRTLGVLTFLRGAGRAAFERSDANYAEDVAVRIATALDLADLTAREAGRDDG, from the coding sequence GTGAGTGCTTCCCGGCGTAGTGGGACCACGGACGCACTCGGGCCGGACGAGCCCGAGCGGCCCGGGCGGGGCGACGACGGCCAGAAGCCCCCGGGCGACGCGCAGCCCGCCGTCGGCCCGGACGGCGCGGATCTGCTCGCCGCGCTGCTCGACGGCATGGACGCGGCGCTGTGCGCGTTCGACGGCGACGGAGTCGTCACCCACTGGAACCGCGAGGCCGAGCGCATCCTCGGCTGGAGCGCCGAGGAGGCCGTCGGCCGGCGTGGCTTCGCCGGCTGGGCCGTGCGCGAGGCCGACGCGGAGGACATCGAGGGGCGGCTGATGGCCGCCATGCACGCGCCCGGCCGCCAGGTGCACGAGTTCGCGCTGCTGACCAAGGACGGCGGCCGGGTCCTCGTGCGCACCCAGTCGGCCGCCGTGCCCGGCCCGGACGGCAAGCCCGCCGGACTGTACTGCGCCTTCAGCGAGGTGCACGCCCAGATCGACCTGGAGCGGTCCATCGCGCTCAGCGAGGCGCTCTTCGACGACGCCTCCTGGGGCGTCGTCCTGGTCGACGCCGATCTGCGCCCCGCCGTCGTCAACGCGCACGCCGCCCGCGCGCTGGGCGCCGGCCGCACGGCGGTGCTGGGCCGCCCCCTGGGCGAGCTGCTCACCCAGGGCGTGGAGGAGCTGGAGAACGCGCTGACGCACGTCCTCGCCGAGGGCGCCCCGCCGGCCCCGGCGGAGCTGTGGGTGGGGGTGCGCACGCCGGACGGCGAGCGGCGGCGCTGCTGGCGCAGCGGCTTCCTGCGGCTGGCGTCGCCGCTCGCGGAGGAGCCGGTGCCGCTGGGCGTCGGCTGGATCTTCCAGGACGTCACGGAGGGCAAGCAGGGCGAGCAGGAGGCGTCGCTGCTGCGGTTCCGGGCCAACCAGCTGCACCGGGCGGCACGCGCGGCCGCCGAGTGCGAGGACCCCGCGGAGGCGGCCACCGTCCACCTCGACTTCGCGCTCGCCGGTTTCGCCGACCACGCCCTGGTCGACCGCGTGATGGGCGACGCGGAGGGGCCGGGCCCGCTGCGGTTGGCGCGGGTCGCGGCCACCCCCTCGGGCGGTCCCGGCCCGAGCGCCCTGACGGGGCACGCGGGTCTGCCCGTGCGCTACGCGGAGGGGCACCCGGCGTTGCAGTGCGTGGCCCGCGCCGGTTCGGTGCGGGCGGGCGCCGGACCGGCGTCGGCCGACGAGGCGCGGGAGTGGGCGCGGGCGCGGCAGTGGCCGCAGGACACGGTGCACGCGCTGTGCGCGGTGCTGCGCAGCCGGGGCCGGACCCTGGGCGTACTGACGTTCCTGCGCGGCGCCGGCCGTGCCGCCTTCGAGCGCTCCGACGCGAACTACGCCGAGGACGTCGCCGTGCGGATCGCCACGGCGCTGGACCTGGCGGACCTGACGGCGCGGGAGGCCGGGCGCGACGACGGCTGA
- a CDS encoding SIS domain-containing protein → MSDRKLAAQFFDAAVALLQRVRDEEAEAVDAAGALLADTVADGGRLFAFGAGHSSLAAQDVVYRAGGLALMNLLVVPGVVGVDVVPATLGSALERVDGLASAVLETSPLRAGDALVVVSLSGRNALPVEMALNARALGVKVIGVTSVAYATQTASRHVTGTFLKDHCDVVLDSKIAVGDAELALDTVPAPFAPASTVVTSALLQAVMATAAGALAERGIEPPLLRSGNVDGGHEWNGRIMDEYRDRIFYRH, encoded by the coding sequence ATGAGCGACCGCAAGCTCGCCGCCCAGTTCTTCGACGCCGCCGTCGCCCTGCTGCAACGGGTCCGCGACGAGGAGGCCGAGGCCGTCGACGCCGCCGGCGCCCTCCTCGCCGACACCGTGGCGGACGGCGGCCGCCTCTTCGCCTTCGGCGCCGGCCACTCCTCGCTCGCCGCCCAGGACGTCGTCTACCGGGCGGGCGGTCTCGCCCTGATGAACCTGCTCGTCGTGCCGGGCGTCGTCGGCGTCGACGTCGTCCCCGCCACCCTCGGCTCGGCCCTCGAACGCGTCGACGGCCTGGCCTCCGCCGTCCTCGAGACGTCGCCGCTGCGCGCGGGCGACGCCCTCGTCGTCGTCTCCCTCTCCGGCCGCAACGCGCTGCCCGTGGAGATGGCCCTGAACGCCCGCGCGCTGGGCGTGAAGGTCATCGGCGTGACCTCGGTCGCCTACGCGACGCAGACCGCGTCCCGGCACGTCACCGGAACGTTCCTCAAGGACCACTGCGACGTCGTCCTCGACTCGAAGATCGCGGTCGGGGACGCCGAACTCGCCCTCGACACCGTTCCCGCGCCCTTCGCCCCCGCCTCCACGGTGGTGACCTCGGCGCTTCTGCAGGCCGTCATGGCCACCGCGGCCGGCGCCCTCGCCGAGCGCGGCATCGAGCCCCCGCTGCTGCGCTCCGGCAACGTCGACGGCGGCCACGAGTGGAACGGCCGGATCATGGACGAGTACCGGGACCGCATCTTCTACCGGCACTGA
- a CDS encoding transporter — MKLSLLRNGLRQSSGRRAAYVASAVVTLLFAALLLLGLVALRGHAHAVSLVVLLVAVFGLGWAVMPLFFPSGDETLDPTRLVMLPLRPLPLVRALLVASLVGIGPLLTLLTLTGAVVALAHGAAAWTVGVFAVALGLLVCVALARTVATANVRLLTSRKGRDLAVLSGLVIAVGAQVVNFGAQRLGTSGLAELDPAAAVLRWLPPASAVGAVDSVSKGHHGVAAAQLAVSAAALVLLVTAWARSMTQLMTSPDGSTLQAAEPAARKRRGRAGPARLLPGGRTGTVMERSLRYVWRDPKTKAAWVTSLAIGLIVPLFNALQGTGSIYFACFAAGMLGIQMYNQFGQDTSAFWMVAMTISSTRDAYDELRARALALLLITLPYATSVTVLTTALLGDWRKLPEVLGLSLALLGAMLATGAWTSARFPYSIPQEGYKNVAPGQAGLAWIAVFGGMVSAALLCAPVIAVTIWLNVSEGGDTWTWLLLPGGAVYGAGITFLGLRLAAPRTAARLPEILAAVSKG, encoded by the coding sequence CTGAAGCTGTCCCTGCTGCGCAACGGGCTGCGGCAGTCGAGCGGACGCCGGGCCGCCTACGTCGCCTCCGCCGTCGTCACACTGCTGTTCGCCGCGCTGCTGCTGCTCGGCCTGGTCGCCCTGCGGGGGCACGCGCACGCCGTGTCGCTGGTGGTGCTGCTGGTCGCGGTGTTCGGCCTGGGCTGGGCGGTGATGCCGCTGTTCTTCCCCAGCGGCGACGAGACCCTCGACCCGACCCGGCTGGTGATGCTGCCGCTGCGCCCCCTGCCCCTGGTGCGGGCGCTGCTGGTGGCCTCGCTGGTGGGCATCGGGCCGCTGCTCACCCTGCTGACGCTCACCGGGGCCGTGGTGGCCCTGGCGCACGGCGCGGCGGCGTGGACGGTGGGCGTGTTCGCCGTGGCGCTCGGCCTGCTGGTGTGCGTGGCGCTGGCGCGCACCGTGGCCACCGCCAACGTCCGGCTGCTGACCAGCCGCAAGGGCCGCGATCTGGCCGTGCTGAGCGGGCTGGTCATCGCGGTCGGGGCGCAGGTCGTCAACTTCGGGGCGCAGCGGCTCGGCACGTCCGGCCTGGCGGAGCTGGATCCGGCGGCGGCCGTGCTGCGGTGGCTGCCGCCCGCCTCGGCGGTCGGCGCGGTGGACTCGGTGAGCAAGGGGCACCACGGCGTCGCGGCCGCGCAGCTCGCCGTCAGCGCGGCGGCCCTGGTCCTGCTGGTGACGGCCTGGGCGCGGAGCATGACCCAGCTGATGACGTCGCCCGACGGCTCGACCCTTCAGGCCGCCGAACCCGCCGCGCGGAAGCGGCGGGGCCGGGCAGGCCCGGCGCGGCTGCTGCCGGGCGGGCGCACCGGCACCGTCATGGAACGCAGCCTGCGCTACGTCTGGCGTGATCCGAAGACCAAGGCGGCCTGGGTGACGTCGCTGGCCATCGGCCTGATCGTGCCCCTGTTCAACGCGTTGCAGGGCACCGGTTCGATCTACTTCGCCTGCTTCGCGGCCGGGATGCTCGGCATCCAGATGTACAACCAGTTCGGCCAGGACACCTCCGCGTTCTGGATGGTCGCCATGACGATCTCGTCGACGCGGGACGCCTACGACGAACTGCGCGCCCGGGCGCTGGCCCTGCTGCTGATCACCCTGCCGTACGCGACGTCGGTGACCGTGCTGACGACCGCTCTGCTCGGCGACTGGCGGAAGCTGCCCGAGGTGCTGGGGCTGTCCCTCGCACTGCTCGGCGCGATGCTCGCGACGGGCGCGTGGACGTCGGCGCGCTTCCCCTACTCGATCCCTCAGGAGGGCTACAAGAACGTCGCCCCGGGGCAGGCCGGACTGGCCTGGATCGCGGTGTTCGGCGGCATGGTCTCGGCGGCGCTGCTGTGCGCGCCCGTCATCGCGGTGACGATCTGGCTGAACGTCAGCGAGGGCGGCGACACCTGGACGTGGCTGCTGCTGCCGGGCGGAGCGGTGTACGGCGCGGGCATCACCTTCCTGGGACTGCGGCTGGCCGCGCCGCGCACGGCGGCACGGCTCCCGGAGATCCTGGCAGCCGTGAGCAAGGGCTGA
- a CDS encoding alpha/beta fold hydrolase codes for MARRIDVTGAGGVRLAAWEFGDPPKGIPAQSSGGRQRPAEPERTSGVLLLHGLMGRASHWASTARWLSERHRAVALDQRGHGQSEKPPRAAFTREAYVEDAEAALEQLGLAPAVLIGHAMGALTAWQLAARRPDLVRGLVVCDMRASALGAASQREWADWFASWPLPFATLADVRKWFGEDDPWVERPNPSRGEFYAEAMHESPDGWRPVFELEQMLKSRETWVYDAHWEELTQVRCPALVVRGLDGELGRAEAQEMVRVLPRGEYAEVADAGHLVHYDQPEGWRTAIEPFLDTVLTPDTP; via the coding sequence ATGGCGCGACGCATCGACGTGACCGGGGCGGGCGGTGTGCGTCTGGCGGCCTGGGAGTTCGGGGACCCGCCCAAGGGGATCCCGGCGCAGTCCTCCGGCGGGCGGCAGCGGCCCGCGGAACCCGAGCGGACCTCCGGGGTCCTGTTACTGCACGGCCTGATGGGCCGTGCCTCGCACTGGGCGTCCACCGCCCGCTGGCTCTCCGAGCGGCATCGCGCGGTCGCCCTCGACCAGCGCGGCCACGGGCAGAGCGAGAAGCCGCCGCGGGCCGCGTTCACCCGCGAGGCCTACGTCGAGGACGCGGAGGCCGCCCTCGAACAGCTCGGGCTGGCCCCCGCCGTCCTCATCGGCCACGCCATGGGCGCGCTCACCGCGTGGCAGCTCGCGGCCCGGCGCCCCGACCTGGTGCGCGGCCTCGTCGTCTGCGACATGCGGGCCTCGGCGCTCGGCGCGGCCTCGCAACGCGAGTGGGCCGACTGGTTCGCGTCCTGGCCGCTGCCCTTCGCCACCCTCGCCGACGTCCGCAAGTGGTTCGGCGAGGACGACCCCTGGGTGGAGCGCCCGAACCCCTCGCGGGGCGAGTTCTACGCGGAGGCGATGCACGAGTCGCCGGACGGCTGGCGTCCCGTCTTCGAACTCGAGCAGATGCTCAAGTCCCGTGAGACCTGGGTCTACGACGCGCACTGGGAGGAGCTGACCCAGGTCCGGTGCCCCGCCCTCGTCGTGCGCGGCCTCGACGGCGAGCTGGGCCGCGCGGAGGCCCAGGAGATGGTCCGCGTCCTGCCGCGCGGCGAGTACGCCGAGGTGGCCGACGCCGGCCACCTCGTCCACTACGACCAGCCCGAGGGCTGGCGCACAGCGATCGAACCCTTCCTGGACACCGTCCTCACCCCCGACACCCCCTGA
- a CDS encoding metal-dependent transcriptional regulator, which translates to MSGLIDTTEMYLRTILELEEEGVVPMRARIAERLDQSGPTVSQTVARMERDGLVAVASDRHLELTDEGRRLATRVMRKHRLAECLLVDVIGLEWEQVHAEACRWEHVMSEAVERRVLELLRHPTESPYGNPIPGLEELGEKDGADPFLDEGMVSLADLDPGPEGKTVVVRRIGEPIQTDAQLMYTLRRAGVQPGSVVSVTESPGGVLVGSGGEAAELVSDVASHVFVAKK; encoded by the coding sequence ATGTCCGGACTGATCGACACCACGGAGATGTATCTCCGCACCATCCTCGAACTGGAAGAGGAAGGTGTGGTCCCCATGCGTGCCCGGATCGCCGAGCGGCTCGACCAGAGCGGCCCGACGGTCAGCCAGACCGTGGCGCGCATGGAGCGCGACGGACTGGTGGCGGTGGCCAGCGACCGCCATCTGGAGCTCACCGACGAGGGCCGCCGGCTGGCCACGCGCGTGATGCGCAAGCACCGTCTCGCCGAGTGTCTCCTCGTCGACGTGATCGGCCTGGAGTGGGAGCAGGTCCACGCGGAGGCGTGCCGCTGGGAGCACGTGATGAGCGAGGCGGTGGAGCGGCGGGTGCTGGAGCTGCTGCGGCACCCGACCGAGTCGCCGTACGGCAACCCGATCCCGGGCCTGGAGGAGCTGGGCGAGAAGGACGGCGCGGACCCGTTCCTGGACGAGGGCATGGTCTCGCTGGCCGATCTCGACCCCGGCCCGGAGGGCAAGACGGTCGTCGTGCGCCGGATCGGCGAGCCGATCCAGACGGACGCGCAGCTGATGTACACGCTGCGCCGCGCGGGAGTGCAGCCGGGCTCGGTGGTGAGCGTGACGGAGTCGCCGGGCGGTGTGCTGGTGGGCAGCGGCGGCGAGGCCGCGGAGCTGGTGTCGGACGTCGCGTCGCACGTGTTCGTCGCCAAGAAGTAG